The proteins below come from a single Crossiella sp. CA-258035 genomic window:
- a CDS encoding maleylpyruvate isomerase N-terminal domain-containing protein has protein sequence MDLFTDSWTALRTAVADLPDEDFARPSGCAGWLVRDLVCHLVIDAQDVLITLATPADTEPTRDAVTYWSVGHTPPTGEDPLDALIVRLAAAYQDPALLKFHLDDVGAAAGRAARLADPGRPVGTQGQVLTAGDYLGAYVLEWTLHHLDLVAHLPGVAGPPEAGLARTREMLEQLAGTRFPASFTDRDALLVGTGRRAPTATERAELGELAARLPFVLG, from the coding sequence ATGGATCTGTTCACCGACTCCTGGACGGCGCTGCGCACGGCGGTCGCCGACCTCCCGGACGAGGACTTCGCCCGGCCGTCGGGCTGCGCCGGCTGGCTGGTGCGGGACCTGGTGTGCCACCTGGTGATCGACGCCCAGGACGTCCTGATCACGTTGGCCACGCCCGCGGACACCGAACCCACCAGGGACGCGGTGACCTACTGGTCGGTCGGGCACACCCCGCCCACCGGCGAGGACCCCCTGGACGCGCTGATCGTCCGGCTGGCCGCGGCCTACCAGGACCCGGCACTGCTCAAGTTCCACCTGGACGACGTCGGCGCGGCCGCGGGCCGGGCGGCCAGGCTCGCCGATCCCGGCCGACCGGTCGGTACCCAGGGGCAGGTGCTCACCGCCGGCGACTACCTCGGCGCGTACGTGCTGGAGTGGACGCTGCACCACCTCGACCTGGTGGCACACCTGCCAGGGGTGGCCGGGCCGCCCGAGGCGGGGCTGGCCCGGACCAGGGAGATGCTGGAGCAGCTCGCCGGGACCAGGTTCCCCGCCTCGTTCACCGACCGGGACGCGTTGCTGGTGGGCACCGGGCGGCGGGCGCCGACCGCGACCGAGCGGGCCGAGCTCGGTGAGCTGGCCGCGCGGCTGCCGTTCGTGCTCGGCTGA
- the ligA gene encoding NAD-dependent DNA ligase LigA: MNAGERIQELADRIVALRDAYYRGSPQVADAEYDVIEDELRALIEANPELAPDPNPLEQVGAPTVLHAPVRHARPMLSLEKATKPEQVAAFFDRFPGQPVVVMPKLDGLSLSVVYEDGRLARAVTRGDGSTGDDVTPLVRALVDGVPERVDAPGRVEVRGEAVMLRSTFAAYNTAHPDKPLINPRNAAAGTLRAKDPATVAERRLRFFGFDLDTSAGGAAVDLEQGLRDLGLDGADMRLCTDAEQAQAVITEIEQGRNDLDYDLDGAVLRLANRDAYGAAGTRSSSPRGALAFKFAAEEKTTVLADVVWDVGKTGKIAPVAVLEPVFVGGTTVTRATLANQEVIRARGIRIGDTVLVRRAGDVIPFVAGVLDESKRTGAEKEILPPRLCPSCAQPLTEQGNSRELFCTNASCPAQSVRRLIHWASRAAADIEAVGPVWIERLAESGDLEHPSDFYTLTAERLLEFDRIGEVSAARMIDSIDKSRDVGLRRALIGLAIPMASEGTATRLCRAGFGSLEEVAEAGEERLVAVEDIGPKVAASLIEHLTRLRPELDRLRERGVSLDVREEDLPPVVASDAPLAGKTVVVTGAISEPRSGEKVPRPTFQRLCEKAGATIASSVSANTDLLITGADVGASKLTKAEKLGVEVVDQSEIWRQLIEAGIA; encoded by the coding sequence GTGAACGCTGGGGAACGCATCCAGGAGCTCGCCGACCGGATCGTCGCGCTGCGCGACGCCTACTACCGCGGCTCGCCGCAGGTGGCCGACGCCGAGTACGACGTGATCGAGGACGAGCTGCGCGCCTTGATCGAGGCGAATCCGGAGCTGGCGCCGGATCCGAACCCGCTGGAGCAGGTCGGCGCGCCCACGGTGCTGCACGCGCCGGTCCGGCACGCCCGCCCGATGCTCTCGCTGGAGAAGGCGACCAAACCGGAGCAGGTGGCCGCGTTCTTCGACCGGTTCCCCGGCCAGCCGGTGGTGGTGATGCCCAAGCTGGACGGGCTCTCGCTGTCGGTGGTCTACGAGGACGGACGGCTGGCGCGGGCGGTCACCCGTGGCGACGGCAGCACCGGCGATGACGTGACCCCGCTGGTGCGCGCCCTGGTCGACGGCGTGCCCGAGCGGGTGGACGCGCCCGGCCGGGTGGAGGTGCGCGGCGAGGCGGTGATGCTGCGCTCCACCTTCGCCGCCTACAACACCGCGCACCCGGACAAGCCGCTGATCAACCCGCGCAACGCCGCCGCGGGCACCCTGCGCGCCAAGGACCCGGCCACCGTGGCCGAGCGGCGGCTGCGCTTCTTCGGCTTCGACCTGGACACCTCCGCCGGTGGCGCCGCGGTCGACCTGGAACAGGGCCTGCGCGACCTCGGCCTGGACGGCGCGGACATGCGGCTGTGCACCGACGCCGAGCAGGCGCAGGCGGTGATCACCGAGATCGAGCAGGGCCGCAACGACCTGGACTACGACCTCGACGGCGCGGTGCTGCGGCTGGCCAACCGGGACGCCTACGGCGCCGCGGGCACCCGGTCCAGCTCCCCGCGCGGCGCGCTGGCGTTCAAGTTCGCCGCCGAGGAGAAGACCACAGTGCTGGCCGACGTGGTCTGGGACGTCGGCAAGACCGGCAAGATCGCCCCGGTCGCGGTGCTGGAACCGGTGTTCGTCGGCGGCACCACGGTCACCCGCGCCACCCTGGCCAACCAGGAGGTGATCCGGGCCCGCGGCATCCGGATCGGCGACACCGTGCTGGTGCGCCGCGCCGGCGATGTGATCCCGTTCGTGGCCGGGGTGCTGGACGAGTCCAAGCGGACCGGCGCGGAGAAGGAGATCCTGCCGCCCCGCCTGTGCCCGTCCTGCGCGCAGCCGCTGACCGAGCAGGGCAACAGCCGGGAGTTGTTCTGCACCAACGCTTCCTGCCCCGCCCAGTCGGTGCGCAGGCTCATCCACTGGGCCTCCCGCGCCGCCGCCGACATCGAGGCCGTCGGTCCGGTGTGGATCGAACGGCTGGCTGAGTCCGGCGACCTGGAGCACCCCTCGGACTTCTACACCCTGACCGCGGAACGCCTGCTGGAGTTCGATCGCATCGGCGAGGTCTCCGCCGCCCGCATGATCGACTCCATCGACAAGAGCCGCGACGTCGGCCTGCGCCGGGCCCTGATCGGCCTGGCCATCCCGATGGCCTCCGAGGGCACCGCCACCCGGTTGTGCCGCGCCGGTTTCGGCTCGCTGGAGGAGGTCGCCGAGGCGGGCGAGGAACGCCTGGTGGCGGTGGAGGACATCGGCCCGAAGGTGGCCGCCTCGCTCATCGAGCACCTCACCCGGCTGCGCCCCGAGCTCGACCGGCTGCGCGAACGCGGTGTCAGTCTTGACGTCCGCGAGGAGGACCTGCCGCCGGTGGTCGCCTCGGACGCGCCGCTGGCGGGCAAGACCGTGGTGGTCACCGGTGCGATCAGTGAGCCGCGTTCGGGGGAGAAGGTGCCCCGGCCCACCTTCCAGCGCCTGTGCGAGAAGGCGGGCGCGACCATCGCCTCCTCGGTCTCGGCCAACACCGACCTGCTGATCACCGGGGCTGACGTCGGCGCGAGCAAGCTGACCAAGGCGGAGAAGCTCGGCGTGGAAGTGGTGGACCAGAGCGAGATCTGGCGGCAGCTGATCGAGGCGGGCATCGCCTAG
- a CDS encoding winged helix DNA-binding domain-containing protein, with product MVTVLDTRALNRATLARQLLLDRAELPVLDAVAHVGGLQAQEPQEPFIGLWSRLRAFDPSALSELLTGRQVVRTHLMRRTVHLLTAADTLAWRARHNAMLRQRVTGVYRRELAGVDLDELAAAGRAAMADGAHRSMPELARAVLERWPSADAKALGEMLVAGLLTMVQTPPRGLWRAKGGARYALLSDWVGREIDPLDPDPADPVGQRLLRRYLAAFGPAATADLRAWSGAAGLPAAVAALRPELVSYRDERGRELLDLPGAPLPDPETPAPVRFLPAFDNAILGYQDRTRIIDDAHRNLSVAGARVVLVDGRVAATWTVQADTVVVTPLDRFTKADRTAVAEEAEELALFLSDKESNRLRIES from the coding sequence ATGGTGACCGTTCTCGACACCCGGGCGCTCAACCGCGCGACGCTGGCCCGGCAGCTGTTGCTCGACCGCGCCGAGCTGCCGGTGCTCGACGCCGTCGCGCACGTGGGCGGCCTGCAGGCCCAGGAACCGCAGGAACCCTTCATCGGGCTGTGGTCGCGGCTGCGGGCCTTCGACCCCTCGGCGCTCTCCGAGCTGCTGACCGGCCGGCAGGTGGTGCGCACCCACCTGATGCGGCGGACCGTGCACCTGCTGACCGCCGCGGACACCCTCGCCTGGCGGGCCCGCCACAACGCGATGCTCCGCCAGCGGGTGACCGGGGTGTACCGCAGGGAGCTCGCCGGAGTGGACCTGGACGAGCTGGCCGCCGCGGGCCGGGCGGCGATGGCCGACGGGGCGCACCGCTCGATGCCCGAGCTGGCCAGGGCGGTGCTGGAGCGCTGGCCCTCGGCGGATGCCAAGGCGCTGGGCGAGATGCTGGTCGCCGGGCTGCTGACCATGGTGCAGACCCCGCCGCGCGGGCTGTGGCGGGCCAAGGGCGGCGCGCGCTACGCGCTGCTCTCCGACTGGGTGGGACGCGAGATCGACCCGCTGGACCCGGATCCGGCCGATCCGGTCGGCCAGCGCCTGCTCCGGCGCTACCTCGCCGCCTTCGGCCCCGCGGCCACCGCCGACCTGCGGGCCTGGAGCGGTGCGGCCGGGCTGCCCGCCGCGGTGGCCGCGCTGCGCCCGGAGCTGGTCAGCTACCGGGACGAGCGGGGCAGGGAGCTGCTGGACCTGCCCGGCGCGCCGCTGCCCGATCCGGAAACCCCGGCCCCGGTGCGGTTCCTGCCGGCTTTCGACAACGCGATCCTCGGCTACCAGGACCGCACCCGGATCATCGACGACGCCCACCGCAACCTGTCCGTGGCCGGCGCCCGCGTGGTGCTGGTGGACGGCCGGGTCGCCGCGACCTGGACCGTGCAGGCGGACACCGTGGTGGTGACACCGTTGGACCGCTTCACCAAGGCCGACCGGACGGCGGTGGCCGAGGAGGCGGAGGAGCTGGCGTTGTTCCTCTCGGACAAGGAGAGCAACCGGCTGCGGATCGAGTCCTGA
- a CDS encoding darcynin family protein: MPEETFEPGLTAFMLVKTSPEWLAMSVEQRVHAFTTEVLPAINERAKGVRSRFFDTEFYSARVTDVWLWEARDHESYQLLIEALRDTPFWDRYFEVVEILVGVENAYAKNNNLDTFATVNA, translated from the coding sequence ATGCCCGAAGAGACGTTCGAGCCAGGCTTGACGGCGTTCATGCTGGTGAAGACCTCGCCGGAATGGCTTGCCATGTCGGTGGAACAGCGCGTGCACGCGTTCACCACCGAGGTCCTGCCCGCGATCAACGAGCGGGCGAAGGGCGTCCGGTCGCGGTTCTTCGACACGGAGTTCTACTCGGCGCGGGTGACCGACGTGTGGCTCTGGGAGGCCCGTGACCACGAGTCGTACCAGCTGCTCATCGAGGCGCTGCGGGACACCCCGTTCTGGGACCGCTACTTCGAGGTGGTGGAGATCCTGGTCGGCGTGGAGAACGCCTACGCCAAGAACAACAACCTCGACACCTTCGCCACGGTCAACGCCTGA
- a CDS encoding SGNH/GDSL hydrolase family protein, which translates to MYPFAARPRRGRPAALVLAVLALVLATSSGAAATRPDRAGAHWVHTWTAMPQLAATADLPPPFTQDGVVMANATLRQTVHASLGGTRIRLRFSNAFGAAALPIAAVSVALPQGGAAGVSAVQAGSVRPVTFQGKASTIVQQGAQAVSDPLDFPLAAQANLAVTAHLAQGLAANSVTAHPGSRTTSHLAAGNQVMADELTRPTATDRWYLLSGIEVWSGASAAAVAVVGDSLTDGRGSTHNVNNRWPDRLLARLQANPATAAVAVLNQAAGGNRVLNHGIGPSALSRLDRDVLAHSGVAWLVLFEGINDIGGSALTEQAQQQLSQELIAAYDQIIIQSHAQGIRVYGATLLPFGGSSYDDPGNLREATRQRVNDWVRTSNRFDAVLDLDRAVRDPRDASTLLPAYDTGDHLHLNPAGYQALANAVPERLFTGLNGSLR; encoded by the coding sequence TTGTACCCCTTCGCCGCCCGCCCCCGCCGGGGCAGACCCGCCGCACTCGTGCTGGCCGTGCTCGCCCTGGTACTGGCCACCTCCTCGGGAGCCGCCGCGACCAGGCCGGACCGCGCGGGCGCGCACTGGGTGCACACCTGGACCGCCATGCCGCAGCTGGCCGCCACCGCCGACCTGCCGCCGCCGTTCACCCAGGACGGGGTGGTGATGGCCAACGCCACGCTGCGCCAGACCGTGCACGCCTCCCTCGGCGGCACCCGGATCCGACTGCGGTTCTCCAACGCCTTCGGCGCCGCGGCCCTGCCGATCGCCGCGGTGTCGGTGGCGCTGCCGCAGGGCGGCGCGGCCGGGGTAAGCGCTGTCCAGGCAGGCTCCGTGCGGCCGGTGACCTTCCAGGGCAAGGCGTCGACCATCGTGCAGCAGGGCGCGCAGGCGGTGTCCGATCCGCTGGACTTCCCACTGGCCGCCCAGGCCAACCTGGCCGTGACCGCGCACCTGGCGCAGGGGCTGGCGGCGAACTCGGTCACCGCTCACCCCGGTTCCCGCACCACCTCGCACCTGGCGGCGGGCAACCAGGTCATGGCCGATGAGCTGACCCGGCCGACCGCCACCGACCGCTGGTACCTGCTCAGCGGGATCGAGGTCTGGTCGGGGGCCTCCGCCGCGGCCGTGGCGGTCGTCGGCGACTCGCTGACCGACGGCCGCGGTTCCACTCACAACGTGAACAACCGCTGGCCGGACCGGCTGCTCGCCCGGTTGCAGGCCAACCCGGCCACGGCCGCGGTCGCGGTGCTCAACCAGGCCGCGGGCGGCAACCGCGTGCTCAACCACGGCATCGGCCCCAGCGCGCTGTCCCGGCTGGACCGGGATGTGCTGGCGCACAGCGGGGTCGCCTGGCTGGTGCTGTTCGAGGGGATCAACGACATCGGCGGTTCCGCACTCACCGAGCAGGCGCAGCAACAGCTGTCCCAGGAGCTGATCGCCGCCTACGACCAGATCATCATCCAGTCGCACGCCCAGGGCATCCGGGTGTACGGGGCGACCCTGCTGCCCTTCGGCGGCTCCAGCTACGACGACCCCGGCAACCTCCGCGAGGCCACCCGCCAGCGGGTCAACGACTGGGTCCGCACCAGCAACCGCTTCGACGCGGTCCTGGACCTGGACCGGGCGGTCCGGGACCCGCGCGATGCGTCCACCCTGCTGCCCGCCTACGACACCGGCGACCACCTGCACCTCAACCCGGCCGGTTACCAGGCGCTGGCCAACGCCGTGCCGGAACGCCTGTTCACCGGCCTGAACGGGAGCCTGCGATGA
- a CDS encoding LysR family transcriptional regulator produces MPDQLDLNLLRVFDALLQDGSVTAAAERLHLSIPATSRALGRLRRAMGDPILVRAGRGLAPTPFALRTAPRVRSLLEEAAALISADREIAPGELKRTFTIRINDGVAATLATAVVEATAALAPGVVLRFVTEGTESIEALRDGSVDLDIGADQEATAPDLRTALLYRERAVGIVHADSPLARVRKPTLAQLCEHPHVSASRRGRARGPLDEVLAAEGLRRHVATVVPTAAVAVLLVAASRQVGLVPQRLAEQFGEALNLRWFPIPARLPGTGVRMCWHARLDADPAQRWLRETIRATLD; encoded by the coding sequence ATGCCCGACCAGCTCGACCTCAACCTGCTGCGCGTCTTCGACGCCCTGCTCCAGGACGGCAGCGTCACCGCGGCCGCCGAGCGCCTGCACCTGTCCATCCCGGCGACCAGCCGGGCACTGGGCCGGTTGCGCCGGGCCATGGGCGACCCGATCCTGGTGCGCGCCGGTCGCGGCCTGGCGCCCACCCCGTTCGCGCTGCGCACCGCGCCGAGGGTGCGCTCGCTGCTGGAGGAGGCCGCCGCGCTGATCAGCGCCGACCGGGAGATCGCGCCAGGGGAGCTCAAGCGCACCTTCACCATCCGCATCAACGACGGCGTGGCCGCCACCCTGGCCACCGCGGTGGTCGAGGCCACCGCCGCCCTCGCGCCGGGGGTGGTGCTGCGCTTCGTCACCGAGGGCACCGAGAGCATCGAGGCGCTCCGGGACGGCTCGGTCGACCTGGACATCGGCGCGGACCAGGAGGCCACCGCGCCCGACCTGCGCACCGCCCTGCTGTACCGGGAACGCGCGGTCGGCATCGTGCACGCCGACAGCCCGCTGGCCCGCGTCCGCAAGCCGACCTTGGCTCAACTGTGCGAACATCCGCACGTCTCGGCCTCCCGCCGCGGCCGCGCCCGCGGTCCGCTCGACGAGGTGCTGGCGGCCGAGGGTCTGCGCCGCCACGTGGCCACCGTGGTGCCGACCGCCGCGGTGGCCGTGCTGCTGGTCGCGGCCAGCCGCCAGGTCGGCCTGGTGCCGCAACGCCTGGCCGAGCAGTTCGGCGAGGCGCTGAACCTGCGCTGGTTCCCGATTCCGGCGCGGCTGCCGGGGACCGGGGTGCGAATGTGCTGGCACGCGCGGCTGGACGCCGACCCGGCGCAGCGCTGGCTGCGCGAGACCATCCGCGCCACGCTGGACTGA
- a CDS encoding MBL fold metallo-hydrolase → MTRYLLGALAAALAWTLRDLPAQLGGRAAGASLARSPQYRDGLFRNRVDALAAPGARARLARELFFGKQRRKPAGAVPLVEPEPPVGQGVHLTWYGHSSSLVELDGALILLDPVWGERVSPLPFGGPRRLHEAPAPVEALPAVDAVVISHDHYDHLDLATVRALLRTQTAPFVVPLGVGAHLRRWRVPEQRIIELDWSESTTVAGVEIIATEAQHFSGRALKRDDTLWASYALIGPEHRVFYTGDTGYFPGFAEIGAAHGPFDATLVQIGAYVRDWPGIHMTPEEGVAAHLDLRGGLLVPVHWATFVLGVQDWSEPVDRLWAEAKAREVAVAVPRPGERVDVASPAPVVPWWKLLEPQAPAHNPHP, encoded by the coding sequence ATGACCCGATACCTGCTCGGCGCGCTCGCCGCCGCCCTGGCGTGGACGCTGCGGGATCTACCGGCCCAGCTCGGCGGCCGGGCCGCCGGGGCCAGCCTGGCCCGCTCCCCGCAGTACCGCGACGGGCTGTTCCGCAACCGGGTGGACGCGCTGGCCGCACCCGGCGCGCGGGCCAGGCTGGCGCGCGAGCTGTTCTTCGGCAAGCAGCGGCGCAAACCGGCAGGCGCGGTGCCGCTGGTCGAACCGGAGCCGCCGGTCGGGCAGGGCGTGCACCTGACTTGGTACGGACACTCCAGCTCGCTGGTCGAGCTGGACGGCGCGCTGATCCTGCTCGACCCGGTGTGGGGCGAACGGGTCTCGCCGCTGCCCTTCGGCGGGCCACGACGGCTGCACGAGGCGCCCGCGCCGGTGGAGGCACTGCCCGCGGTGGACGCGGTGGTGATCTCGCACGACCACTACGACCACCTGGACCTGGCCACCGTGCGGGCCCTGCTGCGCACCCAGACCGCGCCGTTCGTGGTGCCGCTGGGCGTCGGGGCGCACCTGCGGCGCTGGCGGGTGCCGGAGCAGCGGATCATCGAGCTGGACTGGTCGGAGTCCACCACCGTGGCCGGGGTGGAGATCATCGCGACCGAGGCGCAGCACTTCTCCGGGCGGGCGCTCAAACGCGACGACACGCTGTGGGCCTCCTATGCGCTGATCGGCCCCGAGCACCGGGTGTTCTACACCGGCGACACCGGCTACTTCCCCGGCTTCGCCGAGATCGGCGCGGCACACGGCCCGTTCGACGCGACCCTGGTGCAGATCGGCGCGTATGTGCGGGACTGGCCCGGCATCCACATGACGCCGGAGGAGGGCGTGGCCGCGCACCTGGACCTGCGCGGCGGGCTGCTGGTGCCGGTGCACTGGGCCACGTTCGTGCTGGGCGTGCAGGACTGGTCCGAGCCGGTGGACCGGCTGTGGGCCGAGGCGAAGGCGCGCGAGGTCGCGGTGGCGGTGCCCCGGCCCGGCGAGCGGGTCGACGTGGCCTCACCCGCGCCGGTGGTGCCCTGGTGGAAGCTCCTGGAGCCCCAAGCACCAGCCCACAACCCCCACCCATAA